A region of Haliotis asinina isolate JCU_RB_2024 chromosome 7, JCU_Hal_asi_v2, whole genome shotgun sequence DNA encodes the following proteins:
- the LOC137291341 gene encoding ribitol-5-phosphate transferase FKTN-like: MRKSTFFKSVLLLSLLFIFLQYFSFKNIYSVGSTGRNGKYPGLQSADILDLVNTFTSRCHNQNIRIFVIEPEVLRSLLTVSESESRLLCVHLCSAGDVISLGTFGDEWEKKGALLRELRDHDLDLIEETSPDPRVLSLERLTVPSIPTHYLIHPSGRIRPLIHLVVFYKRADNFLWHSHLNLSNKTSALLLDGQSLTFGKSAGAYDRFPVHGNRVDGIWLHFPHTIKEFLAQISHAKFIECDYHRAHTFLSKYPEDSSEDAKQFMRKGRQLLSRGKEILDDLGVDFWLSSGTCLGWYRQCGIITYSKDIDFGVWIKNYQEDIVTAFEGRGFSLKHVFGKESDSYELSFKAGDIKVDLFFFYEEDTYMWNGGTDVLTGQKYKYFFPKFDVCWTEFLGLRVRVPCPSLPYITANYGQNWNSPVKKWDWMKSPANVKENGMWPKGEWDRVMQVYE; encoded by the exons GGTTCAACGGGGAGGAATGGAAAGTACCCTGGCTTACAATCAGCAGATATACTG GACCTGGTCAACACATTCACCAGCAGGTGTCACAATCAAAATATTCGGATATTTGTCATCGAGCCAGAGGTGCTCAGATCCCTGTTGACTGTCAGTGAGTCTGAATCTCGTCTTCTCTGCGTCCATCTTTGCTCAGCCGGTGATGTCATCTCACTCGGGACATTTGGGGATGAATGGGAGAAAAAG GGTGCCCTTTTACGGGAACTTCGTGACCATGACCTTGACCTAATTGAGGAGACCTCTCCTGACCCCCGTGTGCTGTCTTTGGAGAGACTGACTGTACCCAGCATTCCAACCCATTACCTCATCCACCCGTCAGGTAGAATTCGACCACTGATCCACCTGGTGGTGTTCTACAAAAGGGCAGACAACTTCTTATGGCACAGCCACCTAAATCTCTCAAATAAGACCAGTGCTCTCCTTCTTGATGGACAAAGTTTAACGTTTGGAAAGAGTGCTGGAGCATATGACAG ATTCCCTGTGCATGGCAACAGGGTTGATGGCATATGGCTCCACTTTCCCCACACAATCAAAGAGTTCCTGGCACAGATTTCTCATGCCAAGTTTATTGAGTGTGACTATCACAGAGCACACACATTCCTCAGCAAGTATCCCGAGGACAGTAGTGAAGATGCCAAACAGTTTATGcggaaagggagacaactcttgtcCCGAGGAAAAGAAATTCTTGATGACCTTGGTGTGGATTTCTGGCTCAGCAGTGGCACATGTCTAG GCTGGTACAGACAGTGCGGAATAATTACTTATAGTAAAGACATAGACTTTGGAGTATGGATCAAGAACTATCAAGAAGACATTGTCACAGCTTTTGAAGGAAGAGGGTTTTCTCTGAAACATGTCTTTGGAAAG GAATCTGACAGCTATGAGCTGTCTTTCAAAGCTGGAGACATCAAGGTCGATCTGTTCTTCTTCTATGAGGAAGATACGTACATGTGGAATGGTGGGACAGATGTCTTGACTGGCCAGAAATATAA GTATTTTTTCCCCAAGTTTGATGTGTGCTGGACAGAGTTTCTTGGTCTGCGTGTTCGTGTCCCATGCCCCTCTCTGCCCTATATTACGGCCAACTACGGCCAGAACTGGAACTCCCCGGTGAAGAAGTGGGATTGGATGAAGAGCCCTGCCAATGTGAAGGAGAACGGGATGTGGCCCAAAGGAGAATGGGACAGAGTGATGCAGGTGTATGAATGA